In Apodemus sylvaticus chromosome 8, mApoSyl1.1, whole genome shotgun sequence, one genomic interval encodes:
- the Spryd7 gene encoding SPRY domain-containing protein 7 isoform X2 — protein MAASAWCCLRCCRDGGTGHIPLKEMPAVQLDTQHMGTDVVIVKNGRRICGTGGCLASAPLHQNKSYFEFKIQSTGIWGIGVATQKVNLNQIPLGRDMHSLVMRNDGALYHNNEEKNRLPANSLPQEGDVVLTTVQFWIASSVNFIILLHLVLKKYYLSSRSSE, from the exons ATGGCCGCGTCGGCGTGGTGCTGCCTGCGCTGCTGCAGGGACGGCGGGACTGGCCACATTCCTCTCAAGGAGATGCCGGCCGTACAGTTGGACACGCAACACATGG gaaCAGATGTTGTCATAGTGAAAAACGGAAGAAGAATCTGTGGCACCGGAGGTTGTTTAGCCAGCGCACCCTTACATCAGAACAAAAGCTACTTTGAGTTCAAAATCCAGTCTACCG GAATCTGGGGTATAGGTGTTGCAACTCAGAAAGTTAACTTGAACCAGATTCCTCTTGGTCGTGACATGCATAGCCTGGTGATGAGAAATGATGGAGCCCTGTACCACAACAACGAAGAGAAAAACAGGCTGCCGGCAAACAGCCTTCCTCAGGAGGGAGATGTAGTG TTGACGACAGTGCAATTCTGGATTGCCAGTTCAGTGAATTTTATCATACTCCTCCACCTGGTTTTGAAAAAATACTATTTGAGCAGCAGATCTTCTGAATGA
- the Spryd7 gene encoding SPRY domain-containing protein 7 isoform X1 codes for MAASAWCCLRCCRDGGTGHIPLKEMPAVQLDTQHMGTDVVIVKNGRRICGTGGCLASAPLHQNKSYFEFKIQSTGIWGIGVATQKVNLNQIPLGRDMHSLVMRNDGALYHNNEEKNRLPANSLPQEGDVVGITYDHVELNVYLNGKNMHCPASGIRGTVYPVVYVDDSAILDCQFSEFYHTPPPGFEKILFEQQIF; via the exons ATGGCCGCGTCGGCGTGGTGCTGCCTGCGCTGCTGCAGGGACGGCGGGACTGGCCACATTCCTCTCAAGGAGATGCCGGCCGTACAGTTGGACACGCAACACATGG gaaCAGATGTTGTCATAGTGAAAAACGGAAGAAGAATCTGTGGCACCGGAGGTTGTTTAGCCAGCGCACCCTTACATCAGAACAAAAGCTACTTTGAGTTCAAAATCCAGTCTACCG GAATCTGGGGTATAGGTGTTGCAACTCAGAAAGTTAACTTGAACCAGATTCCTCTTGGTCGTGACATGCATAGCCTGGTGATGAGAAATGATGGAGCCCTGTACCACAACAACGAAGAGAAAAACAGGCTGCCGGCAAACAGCCTTCCTCAGGAGGGAGATGTAGTG GGTATAACATATGACCATGTAGAATTAAATGTATATTTGAATGGGAAAAACATGCATTGTCCGGCATCAGGTATACGAGGGACAGTGTATCCAGTTGTATATG TTGACGACAGTGCAATTCTGGATTGCCAGTTCAGTGAATTTTATCATACTCCTCCACCTGGTTTTGAAAAAATACTATTTGAGCAGCAGATCTTCTGA